One part of the Arabidopsis thaliana chromosome 1 sequence genome encodes these proteins:
- the PGN gene encoding Tetratricopeptide repeat (TPR)-like superfamily protein (Tetratricopeptide repeat (TPR)-like superfamily protein; CONTAINS InterPro DOMAIN/s: Pentatricopeptide repeat (InterPro:IPR002885); BEST Arabidopsis thaliana protein match is: pentatricopeptide (PPR) repeat-containing protein (TAIR:AT2G22070.1); Has 40728 Blast hits to 13683 proteins in 261 species: Archae - 0; Bacteria - 8; Metazoa - 114; Fungi - 83; Plants - 40006; Viruses - 0; Other Eukaryotes - 517 (source: NCBI BLink).) has protein sequence MSITKLARSNAFKPIPNFVRSSLRNAGVESSQNTEYPPYKPKKHHILATNLIVSYFEKGLVEEARSLFDEMPDRDVVAWTAMITGYASSNYNARAWECFHEMVKQGTSPNEFTLSSVLKSCRNMKVLAYGALVHGVVVKLGMEGSLYVDNAMMNMYATCSVTMEAACLIFRDIKVKNDVTWTTLITGFTHLGDGIGGLKMYKQMLLENAEVTPYCITIAVRASASIDSVTTGKQIHASVIKRGFQSNLPVMNSILDLYCRCGYLSEAKHYFHEMEDKDLITWNTLISELERSDSSEALLMFQRFESQGFVPNCYTFTSLVAACANIAALNCGQQLHGRIFRRGFNKNVELANALIDMYAKCGNIPDSQRVFGEIVDRRNLVSWTSMMIGYGSHGYGAEAVELFDKMVSSGIRPDRIVFMAVLSACRHAGLVEKGLKYFNVMESEYGINPDRDIYNCVVDLLGRAGKIGEAYELVERMPFKPDESTWGAILGACKAHKHNGLISRLAARKVMELKPKMVGTYVMLSYIYAAEGKWVDFARVRKMMRMMGNKKEAGMSWILVENQVFSFAVSDKMCPNASSVYSVLGLLIEETREAGYVPELDSLVNDQEVGT, from the exons ATGAGCATAACCAAACTTGCACGCTCCAATGCGTTTAAACCAATCCCAAACTTTGTCAGAAGCTCTCTACGCAACGCCGGCGTCGAATCAAGTCAAAACACAGAGTATCCTCCATATAAACCCAAGAAGCATCACATTTTAGCAACAAATCTAATCGTTTCATATTTCGAAAAAGGTTTAGTCGAAGAAGCACGCTCActgttcgacgaaatgcctGATAGAGACGTAGTAGCTTGGACCGCAATGATCACTGGTTACGCTTCTTCCAACTACAATGCTCGTGCTTGGGAGTGTTTTCACGAGATGGTTAAGCAAGGAACAAGCCCGAATGAGTTCACGCTCTCGAGTGTTCTCAAGTCTTGTAGAAACATGAAGGTTTTGGCTTATGGTGCTTTGGTTCATGGAGTTGTGGTTAAACTTGGCATGGAAGGTTCTCTTTATGTTGACAATGCGATGATGAATATGTACGCCACTTGTTCTGTAACAATGGAGGCTGCTTGTTTGATTTTTCGGGATATTAAGGTGAAAAATGATGTTACTTGGACTACTCTAATCACCGGGTTTACGCATTTGGGTGATGGCATTGGCGGTTTAAAGATGTACAAGCAAATGTTGCTG GAGAATGCTGAAGTGACGCCTTACTGTATAACAATAGCGGTTAGAGCTTCCGCTTCGATTGATTCAGTTACAACCGGCAAGCAAATTCATGCGTCTGTGATTAAACGTGGGTTTCAGTCTAACCTCCCGGTGATGAACTCTATATTGGACTTGTATTGCAGGTGTGGTTATTTATCAGAAGCGAAACACTATTTCCATGAGATGGAAGATAAAGATTTAATCACATGGAACACTTTAATATCCGAGCTTGAGCGATCAGATAGTAGTGAAGCTCTGCTTATGTTTCAGCGGTTTGAATCGCAAGGCTTTGTGCCAAATTGTTACACTTTCACGAGTTTAGTTGCTGCTTGTGCCAATATAGCGGCATTGAACTGTGGTCAGCAACTTCATGGAAGGATTTTTAGAAGAGGGTTTAACAAGAACGTTGAGTTAGCTAATGCTTTGATCGATATGTATGCTAAATGCGGAAATATACCGGACTCTCAAAGAGTATTTGGTGAAATTGTAGATAGGAGGAATTTGGTGTCTTGGACTTCAATGATGATTGGGTATGGATCACATGGTTATGGAGCAGAAGCTGTTGagctttttgataaaatggtTAGTTCGGGTATTAGACCTGACCGGATTGTGTTCATGGCGGTTTTAAGTGCGTGTCGCCATGCTGGTTTAGTGGAGAAAGGATTGAAGTACTTTAATGTGATGGAAAGTGAGTATGGTATAAATCCAGATCGAGATATCTACAACTGTGTGGTGGATTTGCTTGGAAGAGCTGGGAAAATAGGTGAGGCTTATGAATTAGTTGAGAGAATGCCGTTTAAGCCAGACGAATCCACGTGGGGAGCGATTCTTGGGGCTTGTAAAGCGCATAAGCACAATGGATTGATAAGTAGATTAGCTGCAAGAAAAGTTATGGAGTTGAAACCAAAAATGGTGGGGACTTATGTGATGCTTTCATACATCTATGCAGCAGAAGGGAAGTGGGTCGATTTCGCGAgagtgaggaagatgatgaggatgatgggGAACAAAAAAGAAGCCGGTATGAGCTGGATCCTGGTGGAAAATCAAGTTTTTAGCTTTGCCGTTAGCGATAAAATGTGTCCTAATGCGAGTTCCGTGTATTCAGTCTTGGGGTTACTGATAGAAGAGACTAGAGAAGCTGGATATGTTCCTGAATTAGACTCCTTAGTTAATGATCAAGAAGTCGGAACTTGA
- the SVB gene encoding plant/protein (Protein of unknown function, DUF538) (SMALLER WITH VARIABLE BRANCHES (SVB); CONTAINS InterPro DOMAIN/s: Protein of unknown function DUF538 (InterPro:IPR007493); BEST Arabidopsis thaliana protein match is: Protein of unknown function, DUF538 (TAIR:AT1G09310.1); Has 365 Blast hits to 365 proteins in 27 species: Archae - 0; Bacteria - 0; Metazoa - 0; Fungi - 0; Plants - 365; Viruses - 0; Other Eukaryotes - 0 (source: NCBI BLink).) produces the protein MGLVTDEVRARAEKYTGDEICREKTKEFLKEVSMPNGLLPLKDIEEVGYDRETGIVWLKQKKSITHKFEAIGKLVSYATEVIAQVEVGKIKKLTGVKAKELLIWVTLNELVLEQPTSSGKINFRTPTGLSRTFPVSAFVVPEVEKPATEKNNGTTEVKEAVAVTDA, from the coding sequence atggGTTTGGTTACAGATGAAGTGAGAGCTAGGGCAGAGAAATACACAGGAGATGAGATATGCCGTGAGAAGACAAAGGAGTTTCTCAAGGAAGTTTCTATGCCTAATGGTTTATTGCCATTGAAGGACATTGAAGAAGTTGGTTACGACAGAGAGACAGGTATTGTCTGgctgaagcagaagaagagcaTCACCCACAAGTTTGAAGCCATTGGTAAACTTGTCTCTTACGCCACCGAGGTCATTGCACAGGTGGAGGTCGGAAAGATCAAGAAGCTTACCGGTGTTAAGGCCAAGGAGCTTCTTATTTGGGTCACTCTCAATGAGCTTGTCTTGGAGCAGCCGACAAGTTCAGGGAAGATCAATTTCAGGACACCAACTGGTCTGTCCAGGACTTTCCCAGTGTCTGCTTTCGTTGTTCCTGAAGTTGAGAAGCCTGCAACGGAGAAGAACAATGGAACCACTGAGGTCAAAGAAGCTGTTGCAGTCACAGATGCTTAG
- the A/N-InvA gene encoding Plant neutral invertase family protein (Plant neutral invertase family protein; FUNCTIONS IN: catalytic activity, beta-fructofuranosidase activity; INVOLVED IN: biological_process unknown; EXPRESSED IN: 24 plant structures; EXPRESSED DURING: 14 growth stages; CONTAINS InterPro DOMAIN/s: Plant neutral invertase (InterPro:IPR006937), Six-hairpin glycosidase-like (InterPro:IPR008928); BEST Arabidopsis thaliana protein match is: invertase H (TAIR:AT3G05820.1); Has 679 Blast hits to 678 proteins in 94 species: Archae - 0; Bacteria - 126; Metazoa - 0; Fungi - 0; Plants - 313; Viruses - 0; Other Eukaryotes - 240 (source: NCBI BLink).) has protein sequence MSAIYLLRKISTKTPSRFHRSLFFSTFSKDSPPDLSRTTSIRHLSSSQRFVSSSIYCFPQSKILPNRFSEKTTGISVRQFSTSVETNLSDKSFERIHVQSDAILERIHKNEEEVETVSIGSEKVVREESEAEKEAWRILENAVVRYCGSPVGTVAANDPGDKMPLNYDQVFIRDFVPSALAFLLKGEGDIVRNFLLHTLQLQSWEKTVDCYSPGQGLMPASFKVRTVALDENTTEEVLDPDFGESAIGRVAPVDSGLWWIILLRAYGKITGDFSLQERIDVQTGIKLIMNLCLADGFDMFPTLLVTDGSCMIDRRMGIHGHPLEIQSLFYSALRCSREMLSVNDSSKDLVRAINNRLSALSFHIREYYWVDIKKINEIYRYKTEEYSTDATNKFNIYPEQIPPWLMDWIPEQGGYLLGNLQPAHMDFRFFTLGNFWSIVSSLATPKQNEAILNLIEAKWDDIIGNMPLKICYPALEYDDWRIITGSDPKNTPWSYHNSGSWPTLLWQFTLACMKMGRPELAEKALAVAEKRLLADRWPEYYDTRSGKFIGKQSRLYQTWTVAGFLTSKLLLANPEMASLLFWEEDYELLDICACGLRKSDRKKCSRVAAKTQILVR, from the exons ATGAGCGCAATCTATCTCCTCCGCAAAATTTCCACGAAAACTCCTTCACGATTTCACAGaagcctcttcttctccactttcTCCAAGGATTCACCACCAGATTTATCTCGAACCACCTCAATTCGCCATTTATCATCAAGCCAGAGATTCGTCTCTTCGTCCATTTACTGTTTCCCCCAATCAAAGATTTTACCAAATCGATTTTCCGAGAAGACGACGGGAATCTCCGTAAGACAATTCTCAACATCCGTTGAAACTAATCTCAGTGACAAGAGTTTCGAGAGAATTCATGTTCAAAGTGATGCAATTTTAGAAAGGATACacaaaaacgaagaagaagtagaaacaGTTTCTATTGGTAGTGAGAAAGTTgtgagagaagagagtgaagctGAGAAAGAAGCGTGGAGGATTTTGGAAAACGCTGTTGTTAGGTATTGTGGTTCTCCGGTTGGGACAGTGGCGGCGAATGATCCTGGAGATAAGATGCCTTTGAATTATGATCAAGTTTTTATAAGAGATTTTGTGCCTTCTGCTTTGGCTTTTTTGCTTAAAGGTGAAGGTGATATTGTTAGGAACTTTCTCCTTCATACATTACAGCTTCAG aGTTGGGAGAAAACTGTAGACTGTTACAGTCCTGGACAGGGTTTGATGCCTGCAAGTTTTAAAGTAAGAACTGTGGCGCTTGATGAGAACACTACGGAAGAGGTTTTGGATCCGGATTTTGGTGAATCAGCTATTGGTCGTGTTGCTCCTGTGGATTCTG GTTTGTGGTGGATTATTCTCTTGAGGGCATATGGAAAGATAACTGGAGATTTCTCGTTACAAGAGAGGATAGATGTTCAGACAGGGATAAAGCTTATCATGAACTTGTGTTTAGCAGATGGATTTGATATGTTTCCAACACTTTTGGTCACTGATGGTTCTTGTATGATTGATCGTCGTATGGGTATCCATGGCCACCCTCTCGAAATCCAA TCGTTATTCTACTCAGCACTAAGATGCTCCCGTGAGATGCTTTCTGTTAATGATAGCTCTAAGGATCTTGTAAGAGCCATTAACAATAGATTAAGTGCTTTGTCCTTTCATATCAGAGAATACTACTGGGTGGACATAAAAAAGATCAATGAGATATACCGTTACAAGACAGAAGAGTATTCCACGGATGCGACTAACAAGTTCAACATCTATCCTGAGCAAATTCCTCCATGGCTCATGGACTGGATACCCGAGCAAGGTGGGTATCTCCTTGGGAACCTACAACCTGCACACATGgatttcagattcttcacGCTTGGGAACTTTTGGTCTATTGTTTCGTCCTTGGCTACACCAAAGCAGAATGAAGCTATATTGAACTTAATTGAAGCTAAATGGGACGATATTATTGGGAATATGCCTCTTAAGATCTGTTACCCTGCATTAGAGTACGATGATTGGCGTATAATAACTGGAAGCGACCCAAAGAACAC GCCTTGGTCGTATCACAACAGTGGATCCTGGCCAACACTTCTTTGGCAG TTCACATTAGCATGTATGAAGATGGGAAGACCAGAGCTAGCTGAAAAGGCTCTTGCAGTGGCTGAGAAGAGACTGTTGGCAGATCGTTGGCCAGAGTACTACGACACCCGATCTGGCAAATTCATTGGAAAGCAGTCTCGCCTCTACCAGACATGGACAGTCGCTGGATTCTTGACTTCTAAACTCCTCCTAGCAAATCCAGAGATGGCATCACTGTTATTCTGGGAAGAAGATTACGAACTTCTCGATATTTGTGCATGTGGTCTTAGAAAATCTGACCGGAAGAAATGCTCCCGAGTCGCTGCCAAGACTCAGATTCTTGTTCGATGA
- a CDS encoding uncharacterized protein (unknown protein; Has 2 Blast hits to 2 proteins in 1 species: Archae - 0; Bacteria - 0; Metazoa - 0; Fungi - 0; Plants - 2; Viruses - 0; Other Eukaryotes - 0 (source: NCBI BLink).), whose protein sequence is MSYASQKVVNSLERSLRMIVATAAHLTDTLVVAAPVAIWVVLSLATELAVHVGQVLDFYDALKKVTLGQPQKLGKVVSKEENSDIGSNNTCNVGENMEEKETLSVDRELVELSVQKEKAPRKIVSIKDEVDEIRISSRRIKRRTSKGSFSSFDEHEVMSLKPLKSILRKDSGVSKDP, encoded by the exons ATGAGTTATGCTTCCCAAAAAGTTGTGAATTCACTAGAACGTAGCTTACGAAT GATAGTCGCCACGGCTGCACATTTGACAGATACGCTCGTGGTCGCTGCGCCAGTGGCCATTTGGGTGGTTCTCTCTCTTGCAACGGAACTGGCGGTTCACGTCGGCCAAGTGTTGGACTTCTATGAC GCCTTGAAGAAAGTAACACTTGGCCAACCACAGAAACTTGGTAAAGTTGTatcaaaggaagaaaattctGATATTGGCTCTAATAACACATGTAATGTTGGAGAAAACAtggaagaaaaggaaacattaTCAGTCGATCGAGAACTAGTAGAGTTAAgtgtacaaaaagaaaaggctCCAAGAAAAATTGTGAGCATAAAGGATGAAGTTGATGAGATACGAATAAGTTCAAGGAGAATCAAGAGGAGGACATCGAAAGGAAGTTTTAGTTCCTTCGATGAGCATGAGGTTATGTCTTTGAAACCATTGAAGTCGATTCTAAGAAAGGATTCAGGAGTAAGCAAAGATCCATGA